One genomic region from Jeotgalibacillus haloalkalitolerans encodes:
- a CDS encoding methyl-accepting chemotaxis protein: MKWFRDLSIGSKYAITVFMTILFFVITAVILFVQLKQIEENAAEVDRRSERSVTSIYLGGVFRAMDVRVADYVSLGDQRYITEYEEESELFDTYATSLQEGLTDPGQISIFENIIANKEAMDLIFTNEIIPNYSDDRSDALIASRVAAQELRGTTAGLLEELTGLVMEDSAAATAEARSSIATSITVMIIAVVLSILISCITLFLISRSIRSKMNRVVGLADEIANGNLTVEDMDYQSKDEIGQLSTSFNTMKGNLKQLLTQVSAVSDTVHSQSEVLSQYADEVQEGSHQIASTMQELSSGAEEQAHSSSDLSEKMNDFSAVMSQVEENQNQVKANSDSMMSFTNEGSKAMTESVETMAAIDEKVKGSLEMVKGLDQQTTDIAKLTEVIQQIADQTNLLALNAAIEAARAGEHGKGFAVVADEVRKLAEGVTTSIADITNIIGGIQKEAKKVVTFLEDGYEMVEDGTTKISHTGALFGELKTTIDRVSDQVGSVTGSINEVIQSTQVMNSSIESIASVSEESAAGIEEVSATSQQSSASMEEVNRSARSLKDEAVQLNDLLKQFKLA, translated from the coding sequence ATGAAATGGTTCCGGGACTTATCGATTGGGAGTAAGTATGCGATCACTGTATTCATGACGATATTATTTTTTGTCATCACCGCTGTGATTCTATTTGTTCAGTTAAAACAGATTGAAGAAAACGCTGCAGAGGTGGATCGCCGGAGTGAAAGGTCTGTCACCTCAATTTATTTAGGCGGAGTATTTAGGGCGATGGATGTACGTGTAGCAGATTATGTAAGTCTGGGGGACCAAAGGTATATAACGGAATACGAAGAGGAAAGTGAACTCTTTGATACATACGCCACTAGTTTGCAGGAAGGTCTTACTGATCCAGGTCAGATCAGTATCTTTGAAAATATTATTGCAAATAAAGAAGCGATGGATTTGATTTTTACGAATGAAATTATACCGAATTATTCGGACGATCGAAGTGATGCATTAATTGCTTCAAGGGTAGCTGCACAGGAATTAAGAGGGACGACAGCGGGTCTGCTGGAGGAATTAACCGGTTTAGTGATGGAAGACAGTGCGGCTGCGACGGCGGAGGCCAGAAGTTCTATTGCCACCAGTATAACTGTGATGATCATAGCAGTTGTTTTGTCTATTTTGATCAGTTGCATCACCTTGTTCCTCATCAGCCGTAGCATCAGAAGCAAGATGAATCGGGTGGTAGGCCTTGCGGATGAAATTGCAAACGGCAACCTGACAGTTGAAGATATGGATTATCAGAGTAAAGATGAAATTGGTCAGCTGAGCACTTCATTCAACACAATGAAGGGGAATTTAAAACAGCTGCTCACCCAGGTGTCAGCTGTTTCAGACACTGTTCATTCCCAGAGTGAAGTCCTTAGCCAGTACGCAGACGAGGTGCAGGAAGGCAGCCACCAGATTGCTTCTACTATGCAGGAGCTTTCAAGTGGTGCTGAAGAGCAGGCGCACTCCTCTTCAGATCTGTCTGAAAAAATGAATGACTTTTCTGCAGTGATGAGTCAGGTTGAAGAAAATCAGAATCAGGTCAAGGCGAACTCTGACTCGATGATGTCTTTTACAAATGAAGGCAGTAAAGCGATGACGGAATCAGTAGAGACAATGGCAGCCATTGATGAGAAAGTAAAAGGGTCACTCGAAATGGTGAAGGGACTTGATCAGCAGACAACGGATATTGCCAAGCTGACTGAAGTCATTCAGCAGATTGCAGATCAGACCAATCTGCTGGCACTGAATGCAGCAATTGAAGCGGCGCGCGCAGGTGAGCATGGTAAAGGGTTTGCCGTTGTAGCTGATGAAGTCAGAAAGCTTGCTGAAGGTGTGACAACCTCAATTGCAGATATTACGAATATTATCGGCGGCATTCAGAAGGAAGCGAAAAAAGTTGTCACGTTTTTAGAAGATGGCTATGAAATGGTAGAAGACGGTACAACGAAAATCTCTCATACCGGCGCACTGTTTGGTGAATTGAAAACAACCATTGACCGTGTGTCTGATCAGGTGGGAAGTGTAACAGGCTCAATTAATGAAGTCATCCAATCAACACAGGTGATGAATTCATCCATTGAGAGCATTGCATCTGTATCAGAAGAATCAGCTGCCGGCATTGAGGAAGTGTCAGCCACATCACAGCAATCAAGTGCTTCCATGGAAGAAGTGAACCGGAGCGCACGTTCACTTAAGGATGAAGCGGTTCAGCTGAATGATCTGTTAAAGCAGTTTAAATTAGCATAA
- a CDS encoding DMT family transporter, translating into MTQSNAYIWLVSIMVAWGLNVVALKVLVDEFSPVAMTSMRILTAGAVVLSVLALQKKMIMPGIRNIGVILLISLFNIVGHHYFLSVGLKGTTAVNTGLILGLIPILTAIAAVIFLKSRLTLLKFGGIIIGFSGVFLVMAAGSSGDIQVAAGDWYILMAAVTQAISFVLIKKISTDLDVFVLTGWMMVFGAVMLGVISLLSEPGGYQTLLQGEGYHYAIFFSSAFIATGIGHMIYNNAIRLIGPSESAVFTNLNLLFSITGAALLLGEPVYLGQIAGFALIVAGVLGGSGAVDHWFQRKKPPQTRAHP; encoded by the coding sequence GTGACACAATCCAATGCGTATATATGGCTCGTGTCCATTATGGTGGCATGGGGGCTGAATGTGGTAGCCCTGAAAGTATTAGTAGATGAATTTTCGCCTGTAGCGATGACATCAATGAGGATTCTGACGGCCGGAGCGGTGGTGCTTTCAGTCCTTGCACTGCAGAAAAAGATGATTATGCCGGGGATCAGAAATATTGGCGTCATTTTGCTGATCAGCTTATTCAATATTGTCGGTCATCATTATTTTCTGTCAGTTGGGCTGAAGGGAACAACAGCAGTAAACACCGGGCTCATTCTCGGACTAATCCCGATTCTTACCGCAATTGCAGCGGTTATTTTTCTGAAGTCGCGTCTTACATTGCTTAAATTTGGCGGGATCATCATTGGCTTTTCAGGTGTATTTCTTGTTATGGCCGCCGGGAGCAGTGGCGATATCCAGGTAGCCGCCGGAGACTGGTATATCTTAATGGCTGCTGTCACGCAGGCGATCAGCTTTGTTTTAATTAAAAAAATTTCAACGGATCTGGATGTATTTGTACTGACGGGCTGGATGATGGTATTTGGAGCTGTGATGCTGGGTGTCATCAGCCTGCTTTCAGAGCCGGGCGGTTATCAGACGCTGCTGCAGGGAGAAGGCTATCATTATGCAATCTTTTTCAGTTCAGCTTTTATTGCAACCGGGATCGGGCATATGATTTACAACAATGCAATCCGTCTGATTGGACCGAGTGAATCAGCTGTTTTTACTAATTTGAATTTATTGTTTTCAATTACTGGCGCTGCACTGCTTTTAGGTGAGCCGGTCTATCTTGGACAGATTGCCGGATTTGCACTTATCGTTGCAGGTGTACTGGGCGGAAGTGGTGCTGTTGACCACTGGTTTCAGAGAAAGAAACCACCACAGACCAGGGCGCATCCTTAA
- a CDS encoding MOSC domain-containing protein, with amino-acid sequence MTTFKVLAIHTAKITELTFGKKTFPSALLKQPIEKGMFLSYTGLAEDEQTPEHHGGTEKALCLYPYDHYSFWDGWMEMRDGAALFGENITTEGLHEQNTHIGDRFEFGEAIIEVTEPRQPCFKIAARYHKPELIVRMRESGYTGFYFRVLKEGTVKPGDVLTCVERDPARVSVHEVNQLLFSSAPRASQYDRVLEAKALSKTLRPKLIQKRNQL; translated from the coding sequence ATGACAACTTTTAAAGTTCTTGCCATACATACTGCTAAAATTACGGAGCTTACATTTGGTAAAAAAACGTTTCCGAGTGCGCTGTTAAAGCAGCCGATTGAGAAGGGAATGTTTTTATCTTACACGGGTCTTGCTGAAGATGAGCAGACGCCTGAACACCATGGCGGAACGGAAAAAGCGCTTTGTTTGTATCCGTATGACCATTATTCATTTTGGGATGGGTGGATGGAGATGCGTGACGGGGCGGCGCTTTTCGGTGAAAATATTACAACTGAAGGGCTGCATGAGCAAAACACCCATATTGGTGACAGGTTCGAATTCGGTGAGGCAATCATTGAAGTGACTGAGCCGAGACAGCCATGTTTTAAAATCGCAGCCAGATATCATAAGCCGGAATTGATTGTCCGTATGAGGGAATCAGGATATACGGGCTTTTATTTCCGGGTGCTAAAAGAGGGAACCGTTAAGCCGGGGGATGTGTTAACATGTGTCGAACGGGATCCTGCGCGTGTATCAGTGCATGAAGTAAACCAGCTGTTATTCTCTTCTGCACCGAGGGCCAGCCAGTATGACCGTGTACTTGAAGCAAAGGCACTTTCTAAAACGTTAAGACCAAAATTAATACAAAAACGTAATCAATTATAG
- a CDS encoding NAD-dependent succinate-semialdehyde dehydrogenase — protein MDTYNLIINGEETGQDLETIDVINPATTETIATVPKGGKEEAVKAVDAAHNAFKDWSGRNTYERSALLMKWADLIDEHTDELARLMTIEQGKPLKEAAGEISYANGFIKWFAEEGKRVYGETIPSSKGDRRLFVHKQPVGVTAVITPWNFPAAMITRKVAPALATGCTAVIKPATATPLTALRLVQLAKEAGIPDGVLNVVTGKSSEISEAWLEDTRVRKLTFTGSTEVGKSLMKGAADTMKKISLELGGHAPAIVMDDANLEKAVDGVIATKFRNAGQTCVCANRIYVHEDIAEAFTKRFTEKVENLRLGDGLEEGVDLGPLINEDAIEKVKEHIEDAKEKGATVETGGELRDGLFFKQTVLSGVTDDMLCMNEETFGPVAPITTFKTEEEAIERANDSIYGLAAYVFTENISKGIRISEQLEYGIVGLNDGLPSAPEAPFGGFKQSGLGREGGHQGIEEFLETKFISVGLDE, from the coding sequence ATGGATACATACAATCTTATTATTAACGGTGAAGAAACCGGACAGGATCTTGAAACAATTGACGTAATCAACCCGGCTACGACTGAAACCATTGCAACAGTGCCTAAGGGTGGAAAAGAAGAAGCGGTGAAAGCTGTGGATGCAGCCCACAATGCCTTTAAAGACTGGTCAGGACGTAATACGTATGAGCGCAGTGCATTATTAATGAAATGGGCAGATTTAATTGATGAGCACACAGATGAACTTGCACGTCTGATGACCATTGAACAGGGAAAGCCGCTGAAGGAAGCTGCAGGCGAAATATCCTATGCAAATGGCTTTATCAAGTGGTTTGCTGAAGAAGGAAAGCGTGTCTACGGTGAGACGATCCCTTCATCAAAAGGAGACAGACGCCTGTTTGTCCATAAGCAGCCTGTTGGCGTGACAGCTGTGATTACGCCGTGGAATTTCCCTGCAGCCATGATCACCAGAAAAGTGGCACCTGCACTCGCAACCGGCTGTACAGCTGTCATTAAGCCGGCTACTGCAACCCCACTGACTGCACTGCGGCTCGTTCAGTTGGCGAAAGAAGCAGGAATCCCGGACGGCGTACTGAATGTTGTCACAGGCAAATCGTCAGAGATCAGTGAAGCCTGGCTTGAAGATACACGGGTCAGAAAGCTGACATTTACAGGTTCAACAGAAGTCGGCAAGTCCTTGATGAAGGGTGCAGCTGACACCATGAAAAAAATCTCACTGGAGCTCGGCGGTCATGCACCTGCAATCGTGATGGATGATGCAAATCTTGAAAAAGCTGTAGACGGTGTGATTGCAACGAAGTTCAGAAACGCAGGTCAGACTTGCGTTTGTGCAAACCGTATTTATGTACATGAGGATATTGCAGAGGCATTTACAAAACGTTTTACTGAAAAAGTGGAAAACTTACGACTCGGGGACGGTCTTGAGGAAGGCGTTGACCTTGGACCACTCATTAATGAAGATGCAATCGAGAAGGTAAAAGAACATATCGAAGATGCGAAAGAAAAAGGCGCGACAGTAGAAACGGGCGGTGAACTGCGTGATGGTCTGTTTTTCAAGCAGACGGTTCTCTCCGGTGTCACGGACGATATGCTTTGCATGAATGAAGAAACGTTCGGACCGGTTGCACCAATTACTACTTTCAAAACTGAAGAAGAAGCAATCGAACGTGCGAATGATTCAATTTATGGACTTGCGGCTTACGTGTTTACTGAAAACATTTCAAAAGGCATCCGTATCAGTGAACAGCTTGAGTATGGCATTGTCGGACTGAATGATGGTCTGCCTTCTGCTCCTGAAGCACCGTTTGGCGGGTTTAAGCAGAGTGGTCTTGGACGTGAGGGTGGCCATCAGGGGATTGAGGAGTTTCTTGAGACGAAGTTTATTTCGGTCGGGTTGGATGAATAG
- a CDS encoding GNAT family N-acetyltransferase has translation MMKTAEQAANRIAAANKDAAQYVGYCGTDADEIAKTIHEEIAEEHIYWFNDDLLILDYEDGSGEMWGPFINSSGADWSERANNLLNMIPEGTTLYGFYGHENSSAIEWMNSLGADQKGEEVILKASQFTPGKSAETMEIKALSDHEFSAFEQLHHQVFPETYYDAKTILNRANPSRPLLAAIDQGQFIGYIYAESDPEFGEGSVEYLAVNEAARGKGAGYTLLRSVMQLLLEEQQIKEISLCVSKNNQTAIRLYQRAGFHIEKELLYFKKNY, from the coding sequence ATGATGAAGACAGCTGAACAAGCGGCAAACCGAATTGCCGCTGCAAATAAAGATGCAGCGCAATACGTCGGGTACTGCGGAACTGATGCAGACGAAATTGCAAAAACAATCCATGAGGAGATCGCAGAAGAACATATTTACTGGTTCAATGATGATCTGCTGATCCTTGATTATGAAGATGGAAGCGGTGAAATGTGGGGGCCGTTTATTAACAGTAGCGGCGCAGACTGGTCAGAAAGAGCGAACAATCTGCTAAATATGATTCCAGAAGGCACTACACTGTATGGCTTTTATGGACACGAAAATTCCAGTGCAATTGAATGGATGAACAGTCTCGGAGCTGATCAAAAAGGAGAAGAAGTCATACTGAAAGCCAGTCAATTCACTCCTGGGAAGTCAGCAGAAACTATGGAAATCAAAGCATTATCAGATCATGAATTCAGTGCTTTTGAACAGCTGCATCATCAGGTTTTTCCGGAAACCTACTATGATGCTAAAACAATTTTAAACAGAGCAAACCCAAGCCGTCCATTACTGGCAGCGATCGATCAGGGTCAGTTCATCGGGTATATCTATGCCGAATCAGATCCGGAATTCGGCGAAGGTTCAGTAGAGTACCTGGCTGTTAATGAAGCCGCAAGAGGGAAAGGAGCAGGCTATACACTCCTCAGGTCAGTCATGCAGCTGCTGCTTGAAGAGCAGCAGATCAAAGAAATCAGCCTCTGCGTTAGCAAAAACAACCAAACCGCCATCAGACTATACCAGCGTGCGGGATTTCATATCGAAAAGGAACTACTTTATTTCAAGAAAAATTATTAA
- a CDS encoding ATP-dependent helicase, whose protein sequence is MADYFTRKKNEIGVNLNEVQKQAVLHGDGPLLLLASPGSGKTTTIMMRIGHLIEERGVDPVRIKGVTFSKAAADDMKQRYKRMFPALPEVDFSTIHSLAFAVVRDYLRKENKAWQLIEGPVEDPADYTANKKLLLRTLFQRFNKEAMTDDQLEDMSNYISLIKNKLLPRKKWSIVTCEVTNAEQIAAEYEAVKRKDPEKLLLDYDDMLTLALEAFESDRKLLKKYQQRYDHLLTDESQDTSLVQHAIVEKLVEPHQNLCVVADDDQSIYTWRAAEPQYLLDFKKVYPKANILMMEQNYRSTPEIVNAANEFIKRNKNRYEKNMFTENDEGEPVSIKVFPDYEDQAAYLAQELSKLEDYRDAAVLYRTNSSSILIMNELERARIPFYMKDSDVRFFSHWIVEDILNFMRLTFNNTRTDLFEKISMKCLGYVTRQQLFELKKQPEEGSVFDRLLALTSLKDYQRKQINGLKRAFERMEGGEPYRVIRLIREQAGYDRALEKMSENLGFSIEYLHDVLSTLEQIAQKETGMVAFANRLKQLESLLKTSKFNKHENAVTLSTLHSSKGLEFKKVYMLDLIADVIPSKSDVKEQDKGNKDPMEEAARLFYVGMTRAEQELELLSYRNRAGSKTNPSPFLLRVNKIINPPEAQQVDESRMPQNPNAIRRVSDLEVGRKVKHRVFGTGRIEGFSEDGLEIKFPKGTKRLALDLCLTMGLLEPVE, encoded by the coding sequence ATGGCAGATTATTTTACAAGAAAGAAGAATGAGATTGGCGTTAATCTGAATGAGGTGCAAAAGCAGGCTGTTCTCCATGGGGACGGTCCGCTTCTGCTGCTTGCATCTCCGGGGTCTGGTAAAACGACGACCATTATGATGCGGATCGGACATCTGATTGAGGAGCGAGGTGTGGATCCAGTCCGTATCAAAGGTGTTACATTCAGTAAAGCAGCCGCGGATGATATGAAGCAGCGCTACAAAAGAATGTTTCCGGCATTACCTGAAGTGGATTTTTCGACGATTCACAGCCTGGCATTTGCAGTAGTCCGTGATTATCTGAGAAAAGAGAATAAAGCCTGGCAGCTGATTGAAGGACCTGTGGAAGACCCGGCTGATTATACAGCCAACAAAAAACTGCTGTTACGCACGTTATTCCAGCGCTTTAACAAGGAAGCGATGACAGATGATCAGCTTGAAGACATGTCAAATTACATCAGCCTCATTAAAAACAAGCTTCTGCCGAGAAAAAAATGGAGCATAGTTACATGCGAGGTCACGAATGCAGAGCAGATAGCAGCTGAGTACGAAGCGGTAAAACGAAAAGATCCGGAAAAGCTGCTGCTTGATTATGATGATATGCTCACCCTGGCACTTGAAGCGTTTGAGTCGGACAGGAAGCTTTTAAAAAAGTATCAGCAGCGCTATGATCACCTGCTGACAGACGAGAGCCAGGATACCTCACTCGTTCAGCATGCCATTGTTGAAAAACTGGTTGAGCCTCACCAGAATCTGTGTGTGGTAGCGGATGATGACCAGTCGATCTATACTTGGCGTGCTGCAGAACCGCAGTATCTGCTTGATTTTAAAAAGGTATATCCTAAAGCAAATATCTTAATGATGGAGCAGAATTACCGGTCCACACCTGAGATTGTGAATGCGGCGAATGAATTTATTAAACGGAACAAAAACCGTTATGAAAAGAATATGTTTACTGAAAATGATGAGGGAGAGCCTGTCAGCATCAAGGTATTTCCTGATTATGAGGATCAGGCAGCCTACCTTGCACAGGAACTCTCAAAGCTTGAAGACTACAGGGACGCTGCCGTGTTATACAGAACCAACAGCTCTTCCATTCTCATCATGAATGAACTTGAACGTGCCCGGATTCCGTTTTATATGAAGGATTCAGATGTACGGTTTTTCAGCCACTGGATTGTAGAAGATATCCTGAATTTTATGCGTCTTACATTTAATAACACACGCACTGATCTATTTGAGAAGATTTCAATGAAGTGCCTCGGCTATGTGACGCGCCAGCAGCTGTTTGAGCTGAAAAAGCAGCCGGAGGAAGGCAGCGTTTTTGACAGGCTGCTTGCCCTGACCTCGCTCAAGGATTATCAGCGTAAGCAGATTAATGGACTGAAGCGTGCTTTTGAAAGAATGGAAGGCGGCGAGCCGTACCGCGTGATCCGACTGATCAGAGAGCAGGCGGGCTATGATCGTGCACTTGAGAAGATGAGTGAAAACCTTGGATTCTCTATCGAATATCTGCATGATGTTCTCTCTACATTGGAACAGATTGCGCAAAAGGAAACAGGAATGGTTGCTTTTGCAAATCGTCTGAAGCAGCTGGAGTCATTACTGAAAACGTCGAAGTTCAATAAACACGAAAATGCTGTCACACTTTCAACGCTTCACAGCTCCAAGGGTCTGGAATTTAAAAAGGTGTATATGCTTGATCTGATTGCAGACGTCATTCCTTCTAAAAGTGATGTGAAGGAGCAGGACAAGGGAAATAAGGATCCGATGGAAGAGGCAGCGCGGCTGTTTTACGTCGGAATGACGCGCGCCGAACAGGAGCTTGAGCTGCTTTCATATAGAAACAGAGCAGGCAGTAAAACAAACCCCTCACCGTTTTTACTGAGAGTTAATAAAATTATTAATCCGCCTGAAGCGCAGCAGGTGGATGAAAGCAGGATGCCTCAAAATCCGAATGCAATAAGAAGAGTTTCAGACCTTGAAGTGGGAAGGAAAGTGAAGCATCGCGTATTCGGTACTGGACGGATTGAAGGTTTTTCAGAAGATGGACTTGAAATTAAATTCCCTAAAGGTACAAAACGTCTCGCGCTTGATCTGTGCCTGACGATGGGACTGCTGGAACCGGTTGAATGA
- the cydC gene encoding thiol reductant ABC exporter subunit CydC, which produces MRELEIVLRQIAAEKKNVWYSVLFGYIGGVTAAGLFAASGYLISKAALLPPVYTLTLLIAFIKVFGLVKAGSKYGERMVSHRATFNILAGIRVRFFEKLEPLAPGIFQKFRSGDLLARITGDVESLQNFFLRVYYPPIVLVFVFLSAMIFTTFYSFWFPLIFAAGLLLTGLIIPAIFAMRRQKIEEKVRESRAALSTDTAEVLYGFRDLKIYQQLDDKEVSLHQSSAAYIANQEKSSSQSMFNQSVNQAAGLLISWAVLAAGVVLVQQEQLDGVFLAMLVMLSLNIFENAAPMAVLPPHLEDSRKASARLNEVTDIEPVTAAEPFESLTDEAPAISFGSVSYTHEGEERPAIADTSFTIEPGSKTAIVGASGSGKSTIFQLLLGVLRTNEGEIRLQDKSIRHIKSEDIWEKANVVMQENHFFFGTIRDNLQIAREGLTDEEMLWMLEKVKLSRFTLDDPVLEKGENLSGGERQRLAIARALLRKRSLWLLDEPLSSIDNVTSAEIMRYLEERTEDATVCLISHQLNGLEKMDQIIVMDGGRIAEKGSFDELMAARGMFYEMKKIEQEILV; this is translated from the coding sequence ATGCGTGAACTCGAAATTGTGTTAAGACAAATCGCAGCTGAAAAGAAAAACGTCTGGTACTCTGTTCTATTCGGTTATATTGGCGGGGTGACGGCTGCAGGTCTGTTTGCAGCAAGCGGATATTTAATTTCCAAAGCTGCGCTTCTTCCGCCAGTCTATACACTCACTCTGCTGATTGCTTTTATAAAAGTGTTCGGTCTGGTGAAGGCAGGGTCAAAATACGGAGAGCGGATGGTCTCTCACCGTGCAACCTTTAACATTCTGGCCGGTATCCGCGTCCGCTTTTTTGAAAAGCTTGAGCCTTTGGCGCCGGGTATTTTTCAGAAATTCAGAAGCGGTGATCTGTTGGCGAGAATTACAGGCGACGTGGAAAGCCTTCAAAACTTCTTTTTACGCGTCTATTATCCGCCAATTGTTCTTGTATTTGTATTCTTAAGTGCCATGATTTTCACCACCTTCTATTCATTCTGGTTTCCGCTGATTTTCGCAGCAGGCCTGCTGTTAACGGGACTCATTATTCCCGCGATCTTTGCAATGCGCAGACAGAAGATTGAAGAGAAGGTAAGAGAATCGCGTGCCGCACTTTCTACTGACACAGCTGAAGTTTTGTATGGATTCCGTGATCTGAAAATTTATCAGCAGCTGGATGATAAAGAAGTGTCACTTCATCAGTCATCCGCCGCTTATATCGCAAACCAGGAAAAAAGCAGCAGTCAGAGTATGTTCAACCAGTCTGTGAATCAGGCAGCAGGACTCCTGATCTCATGGGCCGTGCTGGCAGCGGGTGTCGTTCTTGTTCAGCAGGAACAGCTGGACGGGGTATTTCTTGCGATGCTTGTCATGCTGTCACTGAATATATTTGAAAATGCAGCGCCAATGGCTGTACTGCCGCCTCATTTAGAAGACAGCAGGAAAGCTTCAGCAAGGTTAAACGAAGTAACAGATATTGAGCCTGTCACTGCAGCGGAACCGTTCGAATCGCTGACTGATGAAGCGCCGGCGATATCCTTCGGGTCTGTTTCCTATACACATGAAGGAGAAGAAAGGCCGGCGATTGCTGATACTTCATTTACAATCGAGCCAGGTTCAAAAACGGCGATTGTAGGAGCGAGCGGCTCAGGGAAATCAACCATTTTTCAACTGCTGCTTGGTGTACTCAGAACAAACGAGGGAGAAATCAGACTTCAGGATAAATCCATTCGTCACATCAAGTCTGAAGACATCTGGGAAAAAGCGAATGTCGTCATGCAGGAAAATCACTTCTTCTTCGGCACCATCAGGGATAATCTTCAGATTGCCAGGGAAGGACTGACGGATGAAGAAATGCTGTGGATGCTTGAGAAAGTGAAGCTTTCAAGATTCACACTGGATGATCCGGTCCTGGAAAAAGGAGAGAACCTGTCAGGCGGAGAGCGTCAGCGGCTGGCTATTGCAAGGGCACTGCTCAGAAAACGCAGCTTATGGCTGCTGGATGAGCCGCTCAGTTCAATTGACAACGTGACCTCAGCTGAAATCATGCGCTACCTTGAAGAACGTACGGAAGATGCAACAGTCTGTCTGATCAGTCACCAGCTGAATGGTCTTGAGAAAATGGATCAGATCATCGTGATGGACGGCGGAAGGATTGCTGAAAAAGGATCATTTGATGAACTGATGGCTGCCCGCGGGATGTTTTATGAGATGAAGAAAATTGAACAGGAAATTTTAGTCTAG